Part of the Denticeps clupeoides chromosome 3, fDenClu1.1, whole genome shotgun sequence genome, GCTGTGTGGTTTCAACAGAAATCCTGTTTTCtgcttcttgtgtgtgtgtaaatgatgtTTTCAGAGCCGACTCAGATATACAGATTCCTGCGGACGAGGAACCTGATTGCtgtacgtatatatatataatttttttaaaaaatgtgtatatgtttCAGCGTGGTATTTTGTAGTCATTTCGTCCCCTGACTGTGACAAATTATTGAATTGCTGTCCTTTGGCGCGACCTGTTGGACCTTTCCTACTCTGCAGCCGAATAGCCACCAATGGCAGAGTTGACTGTTGTTTCCTGATGTCTTGGGGTGTAACTGTCCTCAAGTGGTCACACGACCATCACCATGTTCGGATTTCTCACTTTTCTGCAGATTTACATCGCAGATAATCAGATCTCTATCTGATGTACAATCACATTCTTAAGTGGCCACGGTTGGAGGGAGGCGAACAGACTGCTGTTTGACATGGCGTTTGTCATGTATCAGCATAAAATGAGATTATGGCCACGTTGTCCCTGTTGTGTCACTCAGATCATCAGACGAGATCCAGAATGTATAAATGTGGACAGTTATAATTTGAGTGTGTTTGCATTAGATGCATGCATATATTATATTTGCCAGACGTTTTAGCCTCATTGCCTGTTGGTGCAAGGGTCTACGCAAGAATAATTTTGCAGACACGTCTTCAGTGGACAGCTCCACCGTTTTTAagtctgtgtgagtgttctGAACTTGTTGCTGGTGAACAGCATTCAATGGTCCTTAAGCCAATACATTGGTGCGCAGCAACAGTGATGATCGTTCCAttagttggaaaaaaaaatcataatccaCTGTCCTCAGACAACAATCAAAAGATTATAATGCATCGTTTTCATTCATCCCATCTGAACCAGGGGCTTACATCTGAGAATAGTTACGCCCCTTGGATGTTGGTGTGTCTCTAACACTGACCAgtggcattttctttttctcccttgCAGCCTATACTTTTACATAGGACCCTCACTTTCATGTCTCACAGAAACACTCGAACAAACGCCAAAAGGTACTGCTGACCTTTCAATTCCTGTGTTCAGATGATGCTGTGCTGATGTTTGGATTGTAAGCCTGTTTCGGTGCTTCTTTGTGCAGAAAGACATTCCGGGTCGACGATATCCTCCATAGAGTGCAGAATATGAAGGGCGAGCAGGAATCGCAGAGGTAAAAATAAGCTTGAGACTACTGGAAACTTATAATATTTGGCATAGAATGAAATCTGAATCTGTTTTTCACGCAGCTTATCATCACATCTCCAGCTCACATTTACTGGATTTTTTCACAAGTTGGGTATGTGAGGGCCTTTCCCTTCATGAACAGTGTAATATGAAATAATCTTGTTATTCATGGTAATTAAGGAGGTAAGTCATGCTCCTCTTGCTCTGTTCTAGATAAGCCATGTCACAACTCCGAAAACGAACAAAACTCAGTGTCCTTGGAGGTGCTACTCGTTAAAGTCTGCCATAAAAAACGCAAGGTaccattttcacatttttgcgGTTGCATTACAAATTTCTTTCATAAATTTTTCATGATTGCCATAAGGCACTGTCTTGCTTGCATTGGTTTTATCGATCTATCGATCATGAAAAGCCATTCATTTTAATCACTCGGCCTCTTTACTGTTTAATAATGTCGGGGGGCACAAATTTTCAATTGTGCACATACAATCACACGTGGGCTGATctaagtgggaggagcctgggTCGTCTTTATATGGGTTACGGGGGGTTTGTTGTGGATGCTGTTGGGAGGtggattcattttattaaattatatattagtgctgcacgattaatctaatcgtaatcgcgatgtcagtctgtgtgattacatgaatgcaaaaagctgcgatttaaatgtgatgtgtttggtcacatgactttcgattcggttcaatggagacctcagattcgtgattcgcatagacatatgggtagacgtacATCAACGCCATATTGCGACaggctgtgctgtgcagtgaagcatatacatgtctatggagagacgtgaataaaaatgcctcactcttgtgctgcttggggctgtacaaaccgctgtacgctccaaaccagatcccggggattatatttcataggtaaggctggacaattgttttgaatatatttggccattataaaatcccgttttataagtcttaaccttagctaagctagcgaagctatgcattcctgtgttcaagtcagcctccaaacaacattttggctaaacgtaggcattaactatttagacaacttttttttcaaactttgaaggtttcctaaagaaattcacctcagtttaactAGCttagctaggctaagctagcaaagctatgcatccctgtgttcaagtcagcctccaaacaacgttttggttaaacgtaagaactatactattggattttataatggccaaatatatttaaCACTATGTATGAGTGTTAAATATAGTattagtagcctactgggtaagaagaaccagaagaccatggTCATAGGTTCAAGCtacctgagtatctccagggggactgtccctgtaactactgatcataaGGCACTccggataagggtgtctggtaaacgccgtaaatgtttCTCTTTCAGGATGTCAGCTGCCCAGTCAAGCAAGTGCCTACGGGTAAGAAGCAGGTGCTTTTGAACCCAGATCTCAGCCAAACGAAGCCGGGTGCCTTCCCCTCGTTACTGGTTTCCAGCAATGAGTTTGAGCCCAGCAACAGTCACATGGTGAAGTCGTACTCCCTTCTGTTCAGAGTGTCTCGCCCGGGTAGGAGGGAGTGCAACGGTCTGGTGAATGGAGAGACGGATGAGAACATGGGTGAGCAGCCAGTCGTTTGTTCAATattgtgaaatgtatttttttatttttttagaatttgtttattttttactgttttaattcaaatgtaatgtttttttgtttgtttgtttgtttgtttgtttttagatGTGAAAGGGGAGCATCCaggcaaaaaaagaaacttgTCTCATCTAGACGACTGTGATGCGACTGAGACATACGTTGCACAGATGACTGTGTTTGACAAGAACCGGTATGTTGACATCATCGTTGTCATAGGATTTAGTTGTTTGTTCGCGCAGCTTCTCCGTTTCCTGATGTTGACGGATTCCTGCGTTCGCAGAAGGCTGCagttgttggacggcgagtacgAAGTTTCCATGCAACAGATAGAGGACTGTCCAATAAGCAAGAAGAGAGCTACATGGGAGACCATCCTCGATGGGAAGGTTGGTTGTGCTCTAGAGTTACTTTAATTAGATCACAATGCAAGCCGCTTAAAAATGTGAACATTGTCAGTTGTGAGtaatggtttgttttttttttgctcattaaaCTTATTAAATctaattagtgttttttttttttttttcttcacttgaGGATGCATGTGTCTTACAGTTAATAATTAGGTGGGTAGCATGTCAGTAAATGCTGCCCCCACCCTCTCTTCCATATTTCATTGTCCGTATCTCGGGAATaccgggccagtggtggcctagcgggtaaggaagtggactcgtaatcgaagggttgcaggttcaaatcccgtacCATTGAGGTACCTTTGTAGGTACCAtccctgcacactgctcccttggtgcctttcatggcttcccactgctcacatttcgctgtgtgcaccgtgtgtcatttcacaatgacaatcagtttcataatttatgaaaattacATGGATGGTATAAACTACAAGCATATCCGATTTGTGTTTTGAGTGAAAGCCTCCTGGTCTGAATGTCTTTATAGGTACAAGGCTGATCCTCTTTGTGGTTTTTGCAGAGGCTGCCTCCATTCGAGACGTTCTCTCAGGGACCCACGCTGCAGTTTACGCTGCGCTGGACAGGCGACCCCAATGACCCCTCCACAGCGCCAGTGGCCAAGCCGCTGTCCACACGGAACTCTGAAACCAGCACCACTGAGAACAAGCCCAGGACACTCAGATCTGCTCCAATGGGTAAGCAGAGAACAATGGTCCCTGATCGAAGGTCCAGTCAGGGGCCTGTGAGTAGGGAACCTAGAGCCTTGGGGCTCAGTCATTGGAAGGAAAACAGGAATCTCTCTGAATGAATCTCAGTAGCGTCTGACTGACTATGGTTCGGAACAACTGACAGAGAAACAGATGGAGtttcattaaaacatgtttaGCCGGGTTCGTTTTTAAAAGggtactcttttttttttttttttttttttccaaaatgatATTCCTTTTACAGACAATAAAATCAAATCTAAGATGCATagataattacaaaaatatgtatgagtttatgaatttttatttatttttttttaactatgtgGAAATGATGACATTACGTTTTTCATTATTTAGTGTCATGGTTTCTTAGATACAGATTACACTACAAAATGTCTTACTATTAggagcagtggtgacctagaggttaaggaagcagcctcgtaatcaaaaggttgctggttcgaataccgatccgccaaggtgccactggggcaccgtccccacacacttctcctcgggcgcctgtcatggctgcccactgatcaccaagggtgactggttaaatacagaggacacatttcactgtacactttatttatttatctatctatctatcattACATAtgactttatttataaaattaaagCCTGTTGCAGATATAAATAATATTGCAGCATGCATCACATTTGAAAATATACTCATCCATAAACTGACAATACAATATTCATAATTCCTGATCTGAACCCTTAATATGTTTTGGTTATATTTGAACTGCAGTTCAGAATTGAATTCAGTTCAGTaaaagtttgtttttgtgtgtgtttaagatcCAGTCAGCACCAGCATTCAGACCAGAAAAGAGCAGTCACTGTGTGAGCCACGGCAGAAGCTGCGCATTTTTTACCAGGTATGAAGTCTGGGAAGATGCACAGTATAACCCTTTTTCTGATGTCACAACATGTTGAATATGCAATGAACTGTGAATTCACACACTCATAATGGAACCTGGCAGTTCctgtacaacaacaacaccaggcaGCAGACGGAGGCGCGAGACGACCTGCACTGTCCCTGGTGCACATTAAACTGCCGCAAACTCTACAGCCTCCTCAAACACCTCAAACTGTCTCACAGCCGCTTCATCTTCAACTACGTGGTGAGTTATTGTTCTGTtgtgaaatgtaattatttgttcAATGTGAATGGGGTGACCTCACACACTGCCCAACTGGATTGTGGGTCCATTGCTTTGCATTGCATTGCCTTGACTCATCTTAGTCAAGTTTCTATTTAACCCattcaatatagtacaagtatctagtagaacagacaaaaacagcattttcttttagtctCTAAAACTCCACATCCATCCAGACACGGAAGTCATGTCATGGAATTACGTACAActcacaaatgtatttgttgtaGCTCACATTAAAGAATAGCTCTGCATGTGCTTTACTTTTCTCTTTCTGCTCCTGCAGCCTCACCCAAAGGGAGCCAGGATAGACGTGTCAATAAACGAGTGCTATGACGGATCGTACGTGGGGAACCCCCAGGACATTCACAGCCAGCCGGGCTTCGCTTTCAGTCGCAACGGTCCAGTCAAGAGGACTGCTGTCACGCACATCCTGGTCTGCAGGTACAGCATGGTGACACAGGGctcctacggtcattaaaaacctggaaaagacataaaaaatttTTCCAAAATTTCAAATTCTATTTCTGGTATCCGAAAATATAcattgaaatctgactgacACATGAATGCATAATAAAGTACATCGTTCCCGTAAGACCACGCAAGAAACCTTCTGCTACGTTTGcaactacaatgtttaaaactaatgcaggtctatagtatctttacTTTACGTTGTGAATCACGTCACCTGGTGCTGCGTTTGTAGCTTCCATATTCCAAAACTCTCAGCCACgagtctccttttaaaagtcatgtaaagtACATCTTATGATCTATACCAAAACAAAATGGGTCCGTTTTACTCTGATTTGTGCAAACTTTTATCCAGGAGGAATGAATTTATGAATAGTCATGAATTTTGCCTTAGAATaatgtcatggaaattcttttgtaaaaaattGTAAGAATCCTGTGACTCTAATTCTCAAACCTCTGTCTACATCctgcagcatgtgctgtgcattacaTGTACAGGTGCAACTGTGTGGAGAGAATTTAGTTTcaagattcacaaataaatatcacaccactcacacacatttcttgattcagcaacaaatgtaacaagattcacaaaatAATTTCAATACAATTAAATGTGgcaccattcacaaatgcatttcttgactgcacaaatgtcagtgcagttacatttattcacaaattgataaacctgcatttacaaatcaGCGTGTAAATGTGAatacctttacatttatttgtgtatttgccaatcacatcaactgatgtttgagagtttgatttaatgttgaCCACACTGTGTTACTGAAATTGCGAAAAAGTTTCATAAAATCGTGTCAGTGTAAATCCTCCAGTGTTTTGTTGCAGCAGcaactgtgtttctgctgaatttatATGAAAGTTTCCCCGCTCACTTATGCCAAGTGGTGTCCGTCCAtcacatgtcaacacagacagcctggtgtctggacatAACCTGAATACAAGAATACGATGTGAGGTTAACAGTTTAGCAGCAAAATCCTTACAACCCGAGCATTGGCTAGTATTGGATTGGTTTCGGTAGCCGGATCTCATCGTGCAGTCCTTGCTTCGTTTCCACCTGCAGACCCAAGCGCACCAAGCCGAGTCTTTCCGAGTTCCTGGAGTCGGAGGATGGggagctggagcagcagcgCACCTACGTGAGTGGCCACAACCGGCTGTATTTCCACAGCGACAGCTGCATGCCGCTGCGGCCCCAGGAGATGGATCTGGACAGCGAGGACGAGAGGGACCCGGAGTGGCTTCGCGAGAAAACCATCACGGTACAGGAGGGGGGAAGTTTTATGGATgtcaaaatatcaaattatttaacAGTATGTCTAACTGTACTATTGCAGTAGATCCGCAGATATTTTAATTAGATATTTGTTTTTGAGATCTTGATCATGTCATCCAGGagtaattattaattcattagTAATTTATCTGCATGTCTTTGTCGTCCTGGGCAGGTATTTGGACATTTTAATGGACACCGAGGaaaatctgtttgtttgtttgaactCTTCCCAATCTCTTCCTATCTGCAGCAAATTGAGGAGTTCACTGACGTAAacgagggagagaaggaggtgATGAAGCTGTGGAACCTCCATGTGATGAAGCACGGGTACAGCAGTAAAGCTTCTTTTGATGATGTGTTGATATTATCATAAGAAACAAATGTGTAGTGTTCAACCGGAGTATGGCTTTTGGAACCATTTTCAGAAGTCCTCGGTCTTAGCCTTCTCAACAGGGAGCAGAAATGCTTAAATTTGTTGACCGTTCAGTTAATTTGACCTTTCATTTTGCGATTTAGTACTTTTGCATTTTGTCCCTGCATGAAAATTTTTGCACCGTGTAAAGATGAACAGCATGAACTCCCCCAAAGAACAGATATTAAACAGTTTACACAAGGTCCTTTTTTGCATTCTGGCCCATTTGCATATGTTCGAATCTGAAACTGAATATATGTCATGTCCTTCCACAGCTTCATAGCTGACAACCAGATGAACCAGGCCATCATGCTGTTTGTGGAGAAGTGCGGGCCACACATCATCCGCCGCAACCTCTGCCGCAACTTCCTGTTGCACCTTGTCAGCATGCACGACTTCAACCTGGTGACCATCTCCACTATCGACCGGGCCATGAGCCGCCTGCGGGAGATCCAGGAGCAGCTGCCTGATGGCGACGAGGGCCTCTGCAATGGTCATGCCGTCACCTCCGCCGTCTCGCTACACGG contains:
- the suz12b gene encoding polycomb protein suz12-B isoform X2; amino-acid sequence: MAPQKYSGQVNAAYPSPAASAVKKPKMEQIQADHELFLQAFEKPTQIYRFLRTRNLIAPILLHRTLTFMSHRNTRTNAKRKTFRVDDILHRVQNMKGEQESQSLSSHLQLTFTGFFHKLDKPCHNSENEQNSVSLEVLLVKVCHKKRKDVSCPVKQVPTGKKQVLLNPDLSQTKPGAFPSLLVSSNEFEPSNSHMVKSYSLLFRVSRPGRRECNGLVNGETDENMDVKGEHPGKKRNLSHLDDCDATETYVAQMTVFDKNRLQLLDGEYEVSMQQIEDCPISKKRATWETILDGKRLPPFETFSQGPTLQFTLRWTGDPNDPSTAPVAKPLSTRNSETSTTENKPRTLRSAPMDPVSTSIQTRKEQSLCEPRQKLRIFYQFLYNNNTRQQTEARDDLHCPWCTLNCRKLYSLLKHLKLSHSRFIFNYVPHPKGARIDVSINECYDGSYVGNPQDIHSQPGFAFSRNGPVKRTAVTHILVCRPKRTKPSLSEFLESEDGELEQQRTYVSGHNRLYFHSDSCMPLRPQEMDLDSEDERDPEWLREKTITQIEEFTDVNEGEKEVMKLWNLHVMKHGFIADNQMNQAIMLFVEKCGPHIIRRNLCRNFLLHLVSMHDFNLVTISTIDRAMSRLREIQEQLPDGDEGLCNGHAVTSAVSLHGKRTKSAVSD
- the suz12b gene encoding polycomb protein suz12-B isoform X1 — translated: MAPQKYSGQVNAAYPSPAASAVKKPKMEQIQADHELFLQAFEKPTQIYRFLRTRNLIAPILLHRTLTFMSHRNTRTNAKRKTFRVDDILHRVQNMKGEQESQSLSSHLQLTFTGFFHKLDKPCHNSENEQNSVSLEVLLVKVCHKKRKDVSCPVKQVPTGKKQVLLNPDLSQTKPGAFPSLLVSSNEFEPSNSHMVKSYSLLFRVSRPGRRECNGLVNGETDENMDVKGEHPGKKRNLSHLDDCDATETYVAQMTVFDKNRRLQLLDGEYEVSMQQIEDCPISKKRATWETILDGKRLPPFETFSQGPTLQFTLRWTGDPNDPSTAPVAKPLSTRNSETSTTENKPRTLRSAPMDPVSTSIQTRKEQSLCEPRQKLRIFYQFLYNNNTRQQTEARDDLHCPWCTLNCRKLYSLLKHLKLSHSRFIFNYVPHPKGARIDVSINECYDGSYVGNPQDIHSQPGFAFSRNGPVKRTAVTHILVCRPKRTKPSLSEFLESEDGELEQQRTYVSGHNRLYFHSDSCMPLRPQEMDLDSEDERDPEWLREKTITQIEEFTDVNEGEKEVMKLWNLHVMKHGFIADNQMNQAIMLFVEKCGPHIIRRNLCRNFLLHLVSMHDFNLVTISTIDRAMSRLREIQEQLPDGDEGLCNGHAVTSAVSLHGKRTKSAVSD